The following are from one region of the Silene latifolia isolate original U9 population chromosome 9, ASM4854445v1, whole genome shotgun sequence genome:
- the LOC141602058 gene encoding protein FAR1-RELATED SEQUENCE 5-like — protein MVYILHCIVFLLSISCALELEDKSLKQNGVQPDRQELCREVENRFTPYIGQEFGGVEDAVTFYKIYAIPCGFDVRRYTTKKWRGGEIKSKLVVCNRKGFAHKTPSKDRDDGLVGEKSQRIFRVTIVGCKARIRLYMKNGLLLIDRFHEGHNYKLISLKDREFQKLSRNITDYHKMIIVSNSRLKIGATKTYRICKEQVNGFENIGASLNDFKNFHRYVKCFIHERDGQLFVDHFKEMTETRIGFYFDYDLDDDGSLRRAIWADGTARDNYKNFGDAVSFDPTYSTNKYSMVFTPFTGVDHHKRSVTFCGALIAREDYESFNWVFSRFLQAMGGKEPEYIITDQDVLSLLFTRSVTFCPSCFQDSAPSVLYVAYNEQNAQYVCYKRTVGDGALQRLEDGVDYEDDSKIRERK, from the exons atggtatacatattgcattgcattgtttTCTTGTTAAGCATTTcatgtgcattggagttggaggata AGTCGCTAAAACAGAATGGAGTTCAACCTGACAGGCAAGAGCTGTGTAGGGAGGTCGAGAACAGGTTTACACCGTACATCGGGCAGGAGTTTGGGGGGGTTGAGGACGCGGTGACTTTTTATAAGATATACGCCATTCCTTGTGGGTTTGATGTGCGTAGGTACACAACAAAAAAATGGCGTGGCGGTGAGATCAAGTCAAAGCTCGTCGTCTGCAATCGAAAAGGTTTCGCTCACAAGACGCCCAGTAAAGATCGGGATGACGGACTGGTTGGGGAGAAGTCACAGAGGATATTTAGGGTCACTATAGTGGGGTGTAAAGCGAGGATACGACTATATATGAAGAATGGTCTTTTATTAATTGACCGGTTCCACGAGGGTCACAATTACAAGCTTATCTCACTTAAGGACAGAGAGTTCCAGAAATTGTCGCGTAACATAACAGATTATCACAAGATGATAATCGTTTCGAACTCAAGG ctgaagataggagcaacAAAGACATACAGAATCTGCAAAGAACAAGTGAATGGATTCGAGAACATTGGAGCAagcttaaatgattttaagaacttccataggTATGTTAAATGTTTCATTCACGAACGGGATGGTCAGTTGTTTGTTGACCATTTCAAGGAAATGACTGAAACAAGAATAGGTTTCTACTTTGACTATGACCTTGACGATGATGGCAGCCTACGTAGGGCCATATGGGCGGACGGTACTGCCCGAGATAATTACAAAAATTTTGGTGATGCGGTGTCATTCGACCCAACTTACTCCACCAATAAGTATTCTATGGTATTCACACCATTCACAGGTGTTGACCACCATAAACGATCTGTGACGTTCTGTGGGGCTCTAATTGCAAGGGAAGATTATGAGTCATTTAATTGGGTTTTCAGCCGGTTTTTACAAGCAATGGGGGGTAAGGAACCCGAGTACATAATTACAGATCAGGACGTTCTGTCCCTCTTGTTTACACGATCTGTGACGTTCTGTCCCTCTTGTTTTCAAGACAGCGCGCCATCGGTTctgtatgtggcatataatgaacaaaatgCCCA ATACGTATGCTATAAGAGGACagtgggtgatggcgcattgcagaGACTTGAGGATGGCGTCGATTATGAGGACGactcaaagatcagagagcgaaaatag
- the LOC141602059 gene encoding uncharacterized protein LOC141602059, producing the protein MQVIDEKHIAMSIMWSEVHEAVGLLRDKGVPDVDSFSAVIRAFKESMSPLGEELNKNQQIETFLNCTACEVVTILPPKNSKKKSTGKRLLSAKTKAMVLARKPKRKCKNCKIMTNHDKRNCPNPFAAHTPLCEGSSEPEEDE; encoded by the coding sequence ATGCAAGTCATCGATGAAAAACATATTGCAATGTCAAtaatgtggtcagaagttcatgaaGCTGTAGGGCTCCTTCGAGACAAAGGAGTACCTGATGTTGACAGCTTTTCCGCTGTAATTAGGGCATTTAAAGAGTCGATGTCACCATTAGGGGAAGAGttgaataaaaatcaacaaattgaGACATTTCTGAATTGTACGGCATGTGAGGTAGTGACGATATTGCCACCAAAGAATTCGAAAAAGAAGAGTACCGGAAAAAGATTGCTGTCAGCCAAAACAAAGGCAATGGTGTTGGCTAGGAAACCCAAACGTAAGTGTAAGAATTGCAAGATAATGACAAATCATGACAAGaggaactgccctaacccctTCGCAGCACACACGCCATTGTGCGAAGGGTCGTCTGAACCAGAAGAGGATGAatga